In the genome of Ignavibacteriales bacterium, one region contains:
- the ald gene encoding alanine dehydrogenase, producing MRIGIPKETLHEEKRIALAPAGVDSLVRAGHTVYIQSGAGEGSHFSDEDYIKTGANIVYSTEEAYGRAEMMVKVAPLSEQECSLLQDNQILFSSLHLAVGKKNVIDQLLKKNITAIAYELIENTVGLPVLHSMSEIAGQLCIQVSEKYLESSTKGGRGILLGGIPGVAPAAVVILGAGVVGTTAARAAVGRGAQVIVIDKDLSRLRKIDSLFKKRVTTVMANPYTITRGVKFADVLIGAVLIKGEKTPHLVTEEMVKEMKKGSVIVDVSIDQGGCIETSRITTLSSPVYTMHDVIHYCVPNMPALVARTASYGLNNAALNYIHTIADNGLSEALLGDDGLAKGVCTYRGYCSNEPIANIFNIEYRRLRVFSTN from the coding sequence ATGAGAATAGGGATCCCCAAAGAAACACTTCATGAGGAAAAAAGAATTGCATTAGCCCCGGCAGGAGTCGATTCACTGGTCAGGGCAGGTCATACAGTTTATATTCAGAGTGGTGCAGGCGAGGGAAGTCATTTCAGTGACGAAGATTATATAAAGACCGGAGCCAACATTGTTTACAGCACGGAAGAAGCATACGGACGCGCCGAAATGATGGTTAAAGTAGCACCTCTAAGTGAACAGGAGTGTTCTTTACTTCAGGATAACCAGATACTTTTCTCATCGTTACATCTTGCCGTCGGGAAAAAAAATGTAATAGATCAGCTTCTCAAAAAAAATATTACAGCAATTGCTTATGAACTGATTGAAAATACAGTAGGACTTCCAGTGCTTCATTCAATGAGTGAAATTGCCGGACAGCTATGTATTCAGGTTTCTGAAAAATATCTGGAAAGTTCAACCAAAGGCGGAAGGGGGATTCTTCTTGGCGGAATTCCGGGCGTAGCACCTGCCGCTGTGGTTATCCTCGGTGCCGGTGTTGTTGGTACTACTGCCGCACGCGCTGCTGTTGGTAGAGGAGCCCAGGTAATAGTTATTGATAAGGATTTAAGCAGGCTGCGAAAGATAGATTCACTATTTAAGAAACGAGTTACCACAGTCATGGCAAATCCTTACACCATAACCCGTGGTGTTAAGTTTGCAGATGTTTTAATTGGCGCGGTATTAATTAAAGGTGAAAAAACACCGCACCTCGTAACTGAAGAAATGGTCAAAGAGATGAAAAAAGGTTCAGTGATCGTTGATGTTTCAATTGATCAAGGCGGATGTATAGAAACCAGTAGAATTACAACATTATCAAGTCCGGTTTATACTATGCACGATGTAATTCATTATTGTGTGCCGAATATGCCTGCATTGGTTGCAAGAACCGCAAGTTATGGACTTAATAATGCTGCGTTAAATTATATTCATACTATTGCCGATAATGGATTATCGGAAGCCCTGCTTGGTGATGACGGATTAGCAAAAGGTGTCTGCACATACCGCGGCTATTGTTCAAATGAACCTATTGCAAATATTTTTAATATTGAATACAGAAGACTCAGAGTGTTTTCTACAAATTAA
- a CDS encoding D-glycerate dehydrogenase — protein sequence MKILVTRKIPSVAIDFLRQNGFEILINNKNRPLSRDELIRKSKDADGIVALLTDKFDKDVINKLTRCKVIANYAVGFNNIDIDYAKKKGIVVTNTPDVLTDSTADLTMTLVLSCARRVIEGHSMIIKRKFKGWQPELLLGMELKNKTFGIIGAGRIGNAVAQRAKAFGCSIIYFSDIANKKMENEITAKRVSLEKLLMNADIISVHLPLNSKTKYMLNAERLSLLKSSAILINTSRGEVIEEKALIKLLKENKIFAAGLDVFENEPNINPKLSALNNVVLLPHIGSATIEARNAMAMLAAKNIAAVLSGKKPLTPVN from the coding sequence ATGAAGATTCTTGTCACACGAAAAATACCATCAGTCGCAATAGACTTTCTGCGGCAAAACGGATTTGAGATTTTAATAAACAATAAGAACAGACCTCTTTCGAGAGATGAACTTATTAGAAAATCAAAAGATGCAGATGGTATAGTTGCACTGCTCACAGATAAATTCGATAAGGATGTGATCAATAAGTTAACCCGCTGCAAGGTGATTGCTAATTATGCCGTCGGCTTCAACAATATTGATATCGATTATGCTAAGAAAAAAGGTATCGTTGTAACTAACACTCCGGATGTTTTAACTGATTCAACCGCTGACCTGACTATGACATTAGTACTTTCCTGCGCAAGGAGAGTGATTGAAGGTCATTCAATGATTATTAAAAGAAAATTTAAAGGCTGGCAACCTGAGTTGTTGCTTGGAATGGAACTGAAGAATAAAACATTTGGAATTATAGGCGCAGGCAGGATCGGGAATGCAGTTGCACAGCGGGCAAAAGCTTTCGGCTGCAGTATCATTTATTTCTCAGATATTGCAAATAAAAAAATGGAAAATGAAATCACGGCAAAGAGAGTATCCCTGGAAAAACTTTTGATGAATGCAGATATTATTTCAGTACACCTACCTTTAAATTCGAAAACTAAATATATGCTTAATGCTGAAAGATTATCATTGTTAAAGTCTTCCGCAATTCTAATTAACACTTCAAGGGGGGAAGTGATTGAAGAAAAAGCATTAATTAAATTGTTAAAAGAAAATAAAATTTTTGCTGCCGGATTGGATGTTTTTGAAAATGAACCAAACATAAACCCGAAACTATCAGCATTAAACAACGTTGTGTTACTCCCGCATATCGGTAGTGCAACAATCGAAGCCCGAAATGCTATGGCTATGCTGGCAGCGAAAAATATCGCGGCGGTTCTGTCCGGTAAAAAACCACTTACTCCAGTTAATTGA
- a CDS encoding spore maturation protein, whose translation MLNYVWLALIVLGIGTALVTDLSDSNKNKFANDKSIEVSVRKIDSENPKLNYEVILGSGAYKNSFNDESENDITFKSFIKTDSNKTTWAAILRVNDSATKLLKEIAEASGEKDDITATIKSFSLDSTGKAVSSIKLESVSFIKLKNVTDEVLNYASVAVNIALGLIGIMALWLGVMKIAEEAGLISLIAKIVKPITKRLFPDVPPDHPSIGSMIMNISANTLGLGNAATPFGLKAMEELNQINPDKTTASNAMITFLAINTAGITLIPATAIAIRAASGSSDPAIIIGTSLFASCCATIAGVTSAKIFEKFSSNNTSLKSQKNTGTLKIIFSILAIIIAAFVILYFGGSGLLMVLSSLFNPESVKNVIQTISFFAIPFLIISFIVYGAVKKVKVYEQFIEGAKEGFNIAIRIIPYLVAMLMAIGIFRAGGAMDWLVDLLEPVLSMIGMPAEALPMALMRPLSGSGSLGIMTEIISVHGADSFMGVLVSTFYGSTETTFYVLAVYFGAVNIKKTRHALPAGLIADIIGILAALFIVKQLF comes from the coding sequence ATGCTTAACTATGTCTGGTTAGCTTTAATTGTACTTGGTATTGGTACTGCATTAGTCACTGATTTAAGTGACAGCAACAAAAACAAATTCGCTAACGACAAATCGATAGAAGTCAGTGTCAGGAAAATTGATTCTGAAAACCCAAAACTCAATTACGAAGTTATTCTTGGTTCGGGTGCATATAAAAATTCATTTAATGATGAGTCTGAAAACGATATAACTTTTAAAAGTTTTATAAAGACTGATTCAAATAAAACAACTTGGGCAGCTATACTTAGGGTGAATGACTCAGCAACAAAGCTGCTAAAAGAAATTGCAGAAGCTTCAGGAGAAAAAGATGATATAACGGCTACGATAAAATCTTTCAGTCTTGATTCAACAGGTAAAGCAGTCTCATCAATCAAACTGGAAAGTGTTAGTTTTATAAAATTAAAGAATGTTACTGATGAAGTTCTTAACTACGCATCTGTAGCTGTAAACATTGCGCTAGGGTTAATTGGAATAATGGCACTCTGGCTTGGGGTTATGAAAATAGCTGAAGAAGCCGGACTCATTTCATTAATTGCGAAGATAGTCAAACCTATAACCAAGCGACTTTTTCCAGATGTTCCTCCTGATCATCCGTCAATTGGTTCTATGATTATGAACATCTCAGCAAATACACTCGGGCTCGGGAATGCTGCAACACCTTTCGGGTTAAAAGCAATGGAAGAGTTGAATCAAATTAATCCGGATAAAACTACCGCATCAAACGCGATGATAACTTTTTTAGCTATCAACACAGCGGGTATCACTTTGATTCCAGCAACGGCAATCGCTATTCGAGCAGCATCAGGAAGTTCTGACCCGGCAATAATTATAGGTACTTCCTTATTTGCATCCTGTTGTGCCACAATTGCAGGAGTAACGTCTGCAAAAATATTTGAAAAGTTTTCTTCTAATAATACTTCGCTCAAATCGCAGAAGAATACCGGCACTCTTAAAATAATTTTTAGCATTCTTGCAATAATCATTGCAGCTTTCGTTATTCTTTATTTCGGTGGAAGCGGCTTGCTAATGGTTTTGTCGTCGCTATTTAATCCGGAGTCTGTAAAGAATGTTATTCAGACAATTTCATTTTTTGCTATCCCGTTTCTTATAATTTCTTTCATCGTCTATGGTGCTGTAAAAAAAGTAAAAGTGTACGAGCAGTTTATTGAAGGTGCAAAAGAAGGATTCAACATCGCCATCAGAATAATCCCTTACCTTGTAGCAATGTTAATGGCAATTGGAATTTTCAGAGCGGGCGGTGCAATGGATTGGTTAGTTGATCTATTGGAGCCGGTCTTAAGTATGATCGGAATGCCTGCAGAAGCGCTGCCAATGGCTTTGATGAGACCGCTATCCGGAAGTGGTTCACTCGGGATAATGACAGAAATAATTTCAGTTCACGGTGCGGATTCTTTTATGGGTGTACTTGTATCAACTTTTTACGGAAGTACTGAAACTACATTTTATGTGCTGGCGGTTTATTTCGGGGCTGTTAATATTAAGAAGACAAGACATGCACTTCCTGCAGGACTTATTGCAGACATAATTGGAATCCTTGCGGCATTATTTATTGTTAAACAATTGTTTTAG
- a CDS encoding N-acetylmuramoyl-L-alanine amidase has product MKQALKILCLIFLLSLVSCSSVSSLYYDVPPELNSLEKLSAFIEVYSPYIKNKMIFIDPGHGGEDRKNRGYQGLAIEADVNLSVSLELKKLFILAGAVVQMSRELDETVPLKLRSEMANKSGADIFISIHHNAPPLEGDDYTNYTSTYFHSLAENYNYEPCERDIAKFIQRDLAYAMRNSGGPGSFDGTYSDYSVYPGDGFSVLRLTEIPAVLVECGFHTHKIQEQKLADEFFNKIEAWGIFKGLCRYFKAGIPEIKFRSRSENDSTVTETFFISDSSGIDINSIKVYTDSVKSEFGYDTLTNVLSVDLKKEKKYSELRIIAANKNGNHSFPFTRKLY; this is encoded by the coding sequence TTGAAACAGGCTTTGAAAATTCTCTGCCTGATCTTTTTGCTATCACTTGTATCGTGTTCGTCTGTAAGTTCGCTTTATTATGATGTACCGCCGGAGTTAAACTCACTGGAAAAATTATCAGCTTTTATCGAAGTCTATTCTCCTTACATAAAAAACAAAATGATATTTATTGATCCCGGGCATGGCGGCGAGGACCGTAAAAACAGGGGCTATCAGGGACTTGCCATTGAAGCGGATGTAAATTTAAGTGTGTCACTTGAACTTAAAAAATTATTTATCCTTGCGGGGGCTGTTGTTCAAATGTCACGTGAGCTGGATGAAACTGTTCCGCTAAAGTTAAGATCAGAAATGGCAAACAAAAGCGGGGCAGATATTTTCATAAGCATTCATCACAACGCACCTCCGCTGGAGGGCGATGATTATACAAATTATACTTCTACTTACTTTCATTCCCTGGCAGAAAATTATAACTATGAACCTTGTGAAAGGGATATCGCAAAATTCATTCAGCGTGATCTTGCTTATGCAATGAGAAATTCCGGCGGACCGGGTTCATTCGATGGAACTTACTCTGATTACTCAGTTTATCCCGGCGATGGTTTTTCAGTGTTAAGGCTGACTGAAATTCCCGCAGTGCTTGTTGAATGCGGATTTCATACTCACAAAATCCAGGAACAAAAATTAGCTGATGAGTTCTTTAATAAAATAGAAGCCTGGGGAATCTTTAAAGGTTTATGCAGATATTTTAAAGCAGGTATTCCTGAAATTAAATTTAGAAGCAGATCGGAAAACGATTCAACGGTTACTGAAACTTTTTTCATTTCCGATTCGTCGGGGATAGATATTAATTCAATCAAAGTTTATACTGATTCTGTTAAGTCGGAATTCGGTTATGATACTCTAACAAATGTTCTTTCAGTAGATTTGAAAAAAGAAAAAAAGTATTCTGAATTAAGAATCATTGCAGCGAACAAGAATGGTAACCATTCTTTCCCATTCACACGAAAACTTTATTAA
- a CDS encoding pyridoxamine 5'-phosphate oxidase family protein — protein MQKQITQIRDLEIIEKELNSNSAGLLAVLNDEDQIIQLPTNYLYMDKNIYVFFNDEEEIFNSIKFDHLVSFGIIRPGENRKTSKAKNSPIYHFVSITITGVLRKVDDVKLIDDLKKNYIKKFSDSSTQQEIEFSGTERIVIIDTEEIQAVEEIGG, from the coding sequence ATGCAAAAGCAAATCACACAAATACGAGACCTTGAAATAATAGAAAAAGAACTTAATTCAAACTCAGCGGGATTGCTCGCTGTATTGAATGATGAAGACCAGATAATACAGCTTCCGACGAACTATCTTTACATGGATAAGAACATCTACGTTTTTTTTAATGATGAGGAAGAGATATTTAACAGCATTAAGTTTGATCACCTCGTTAGTTTTGGAATTATTCGTCCCGGTGAAAACAGGAAAACTTCAAAAGCAAAAAATTCTCCTATTTACCATTTTGTCTCAATAACCATAACCGGTGTTTTAAGAAAAGTTGATGATGTAAAACTTATTGATGATCTAAAGAAAAATTATATAAAGAAGTTTTCTGACAGCAGCACTCAGCAGGAAATTGAATTTAGTGGTACGGAGCGTATCGTGATTATAGATACGGAAGAAATTCAGGCGGTTGAAGAAATCGGGGGATGA